The Candidatus Lokiarchaeota archaeon genomic sequence CTGCTGCATGAACGTGTTAGCACTTGCTTTGAGTCGGTTCGTGCTTGAGACTGCTGTATAAGTTAGGCTGACTGCCAAAGCCACAGCAAGAATCGTAAGTAGGGAGGTGGTCTTCCGCCGCTTGGCGTTCTTCAGACCAATCGATGCTATGGCTCCAATCACGCTGATACATTCTCCATTCGTTACTGTCTTATGCTTCTAGGTTCGAGATGATTACTTAGTCATTTTGTGTATCAGAAATTCCGTAGGAATCTCCTTAAGTAATGTTTCAATTGGTTTTCCAAGGAAGGATTCACCAAATGGACGTGATTAAGGAAATTCATGAGAGAGCTTCACTGTGGACTTTCTTCGGGTTTTTGGTACCAGCGTTAGCTGTTCTTGCATTGATGGGTCTGCTGTTCCAAGCACCGATTCTCACAATTACAGGTGGCCGCCCCATACTTGATGTACGCCCGTGGTATTCGTTTGAAGAGGCAGTACAACTGTTCAATCTGCTTGGTGAAAATGGGAGAACCCTCTACAGCCAGCAGCAGATTCTGGATGCCGTCTTCCCGATTCTTTTTGGAACCGCCTTTTCTCAAGGCATTGCTCATGTGAACAACCTAAGAGGTGAAGAGGATACCGCATGGCGCAAGTTGGTGTTGCTTCCTTATCTTGAGACATTCTTCGACTATCTTGAGAATCTCCTCATTGCCACCCAGCTCATGGCTTTTCCCGCGCTATCCCCGGTTGTGATTTCGTTTGCTTGTATTGCAACAATTGCAAAATGGGTTTTGCTGATCCTCGCCGCATTTTCCTTTATTGCATCAGCTGCGAAGTCAGTTTCCACAAACTGAAAGGCTTGAATCTGTATTGCAATTGAGAATTATGGGTTTGTATGAAGATTCAGAGTGATACAAAGGCAAGTCACAAGAAATATAGAGTACCTAATCACACTTCAATATGAGAGAGTATGACAACGAGAGTTGCAATCAACGGTTTCGGCAGGATTGGACGAAATTACATGCGTGCTGCTATTGGAAGGGATTTCGATGTAGTGGCTATCAACGATATAATGGACGTTGAAACGCGGGCTCATCTGTTTCGGTATGATACTGTCATGGGGAAATTCGAAGGATCAGTCGAAAGAAATGATGATGAATTGGTTATAGAAGGCCATGGAATCAAGATGCTGAATGAGAAGAATCCAGAGGAACTGCCCTGGGATAAGATGGATGTCGATATAGTCATAGAATCAACAGGCGTATTCAGAACTCGCAAGGATTGCGACAAACATCTTGCAGCGGGAGCAGATAAGGTTCTCTTAAGCGCACCTGGCAAAGGCGGGGAAATGCTTACTGTCGTGCTTGGAGTAAATGGTGACGACTACGATCCTGACAAGCATGATGTGATTTCAAATGCTTCTTGCACTACCAATTGCTTGGCGCCCTTGGTAAAGGTGCTTGATGAAGCGTTTGGTCTTCAGTGCGGATTAATGACTACAACTCATGCTGTGACGACAAGCCAGAGGATTCTTGATATGCCACATGGTGACCTCAGACGAGCTCGAGCAGCTGGCTGGAATATCATTCCGACTACTACTGGGGCTGCAAAGGCAATCGACTTGGTTTATCCGGAAGCATCTGGAAAACTAGATGCGATGGCTATGCGTGTTCCCGTCATGGACGCCTCGATAGTTGATATGGTCGTCAATCTCGAGGAGAAGACCAATGTTGAAGGTGTCAACGCAGCATTCAAGGAAGCTTCCGAGAAAGGAGACCTAGCTCCATACCTAGCGTACATTGATGAACCGCTTGTCTCTTCAGATTTTATCGGTGATCCTCATTCCTGCAGCTACGATTCGCTCATGACCCGTGTCATTGGTAATATGGCGAAGGTGCTCGGCTGGTATGACAATGAGGCTGGTTATGCCACGCGCAT encodes the following:
- the gap gene encoding type I glyceraldehyde-3-phosphate dehydrogenase, coding for MTTRVAINGFGRIGRNYMRAAIGRDFDVVAINDIMDVETRAHLFRYDTVMGKFEGSVERNDDELVIEGHGIKMLNEKNPEELPWDKMDVDIVIESTGVFRTRKDCDKHLAAGADKVLLSAPGKGGEMLTVVLGVNGDDYDPDKHDVISNASCTTNCLAPLVKVLDEAFGLQCGLMTTTHAVTTSQRILDMPHGDLRRARAAGWNIIPTTTGAAKAIDLVYPEASGKLDAMAMRVPVMDASIVDMVVNLEEKTNVEGVNAAFKEASEKGDLAPYLAYIDEPLVSSDFIGDPHSCSYDSLMTRVIGNMAKVLGWYDNEAGYATRMVDLTEIVGSSL